One Comamonas odontotermitis genomic window, ACCACCTGGCTGAACTCGATCTGCAGGCGCCGCGGCATGGTGAGTCCGTATTCCTCTTCGAGCAGATACGAGATACCGCCCTTGCCCGACTGGCTGTTGACGCGGATCACCGCTTCGTAGCTGCGCCCCAGGTCCTTGGGGTCGATGGGCAGGTACGGCATCTCCCACACATCGCCTTCGTTGCGCGCTGCAAAGGCTTTCTTGATGGCGTCCTGGTGCGAGCCCGAGAACGAGGTATAGACCAGATCGCCTGCGTAAGGATGGCGGGCAGGTACGGGCAACTGGTTGCAGTGCTCGACCTCGGCACGGACCGCGTCGATATCCGAGAAATCAAGCCCGGGCGACACACCCTGCACATACATGTTGAGCGCCACGTTGACGATGTCGAGGTTGCCGGTGCGTTCGCCATTGCCGAACAGGCACCCTTCCACACGGTGCGCCCCTGCCAGCAGCGCCATTTCGGCGCTGGCGGTGCCAGTGCCACGGTCGTTGTGCGGGTGCACGGACACCACGACTTCCGGGCGCCCCTTGAACTGGCGCACCATCCACTCGATCTGGTCTGCAAACACATTGGGGGTGGTGTTTTCCACCGTGGTGGGCAGGTTCAGGATGATGTCGCGGCCCGCACCCCAGGCGGCGATCGCGGTTTCGCAGGCCTGCAGCGACACATCCAGCTCTGCCAGCGAGAAAGTCTCGGGCGAATACTGCAAGATCCACTCGGTGCCGGGCTGGGCGTCGGTCAAGGCCTTCAGGTGGGCCACCTGCGATTGCACGAGCTCCATCACCTCGGGCACGCTCATGCCAAACACCACCTTGCGCCACACCGGAGCCACCGCGTTGTAGATGTGAACGATGGCGCGCGGAGCGCCTTGCAGGGCTTCGACGGTGCGGGTGATGAGCTCGGGGCGGGCCGGGGTCATGACCTGGATCGTCACATCGGCGGGAATCCGCTTTTCCTCAATCAACTGGCGCACGAAATCGAATTCGATCTGCGACGAGGCCGGAAAGCCGACTTCGATCTCCTTGAAGCCGATCTTGACCAGCATGTCGAACATCCGCAGCTTGCGCGCCAAGTCCATGGGCTCGATCAGGGCCTGGTTGCCGTCGCGCAGATCGGTGGACAGCCAGATGGGCGCCTGGGTGATCTGGGCATCGGGCCAGGTGCGGTCCTGCAACTGAACGGCTGGAAAGGCGCGGTACTTGCTGGCGGGGTTCTTCAACATGGTTGTCTGGTCTTTCTCATCGAAACAAAAAGTTCGGGGGGTGGAAACCAGCAACCTGCAAAAACAGAATCGGCCCGTTGCTGGTGCAAACGGGCCGATGGATGTAGGGTGAAAACTGTGCGCGCTACTCTACCTGCCCGTTGGACATTAGTAGTAGAGCTAGGGACAGGTTTTGCATGTGGGCTACTCTAACACAGGTTTTTCGGCCTGTGCAACAGATTCTTCAATCGTGGTGCAGGCCGCGCTCGTCAGGCTCGTCGGTCGAAGTGGCCACAATCGAGACCTGCTGGCCCTTGGCGCGGCGCCATGCATAGATGATGTAGCCCGAGACGGAGTAGGCCACGAAGATGAGGAACAGCATGGTCGCAGGCTCAATGCTCACCAGCGCCAGCACCAGCACCACCACCACCAGCGAGATGAACGGCACGCTCTTGGCCATGCCCGCATCCTTGAAGCTGTAGTACGGGATGTTCGTCACCATGGTCAGGCCCGCAAACAGAGTGATGGCGAACATGATCCACGACAGGTCTTCACGGCTCGCCGGGTGGCCGCCGAACAAGGCGATCACCTCGCCAAAGATCGGCACATCGCGGTGCGACACCAGCAGCGCGCTGGTCAGCCAGATGAAGCCCGCCACCAGGGCCGCAGCCGCCGGCGAAGGCATGCCCTGGAAGTAGCGCTTGTCCACCACGCCCGTATTGACGTTGAAGCGCGCCAGACGCAGTGCGGCGCACGAGCAGTAGACGAATGCCGCAATCCAGCCCCAGCGGCCCAGCGGGCGCAGGGCCCACTCGTAGGCGATGAGCGCAGGCGCCGCGCCGAAGGACACCATGTCCGAGAGCGAATCCATCTGCTCGCCAAAAGCGCTCTGGGTGTGCGTCATACGGGCCACGCGGCCGTCCAGGCTGTCGAGCACCATGGCGCAGAATACGCCCACGGCAGCGGCTTCAAAGCGGCCGTTCATCGCCATCACAATGGCGTAGAACCCACCAAACAGCGCCGCCAGGGTGAAGGAGTTGGGCAGCACATAAATGCCTTTGCGCCACCTGCGTTGCGCAGCGGCCGGGCCTTCTGCGCCCTGCCTGGGCTTGGTTTCGTTGTTATCCAGCATTCAATTGAACTCCAGCGCTTGCTACAACAGCGCAATCAGCTATTCATTTTATAGTTCTCGACAAGGCCAGCGCCTTGTAACGCAAGGTTCACAGTGTACCTTTACCGGTATGGCGTCCGGCCCAAGAAAACACCGCGCCAGCGTATGCGCAGGCGGGATACCTGCCGCTCAATGCCCCCAGGCTTCATCGCGCACGCAACCAACTGTCAGAGGGCGCTTTCGCGTCCACCCCGACCCACAATAAAAAAGGACTGCCGAAGCAGTCCTTTGGGAGCACAGACTGCAGCCGCCTGCGCGGCCGCAGCCATACACCGATCAGTTGCGGGTCTGGTCCACCAGCTTGTTCTTGGCGATCCAGGGCATCATCGCACGCAGCTGGCCACCCACCTTTTCGATCTGGTGATCGGCAGTGTTGCGGCGGCGGGCGGTCATGCTGGGGTAGCCCAGGCGGCCTTCCGAGATGAACATCTTGGCGTATTCGCCGTCCTGAATGCGCTTCAAGGCATTGCGCATGGCCTTGCGCGATTCTTCGTTGATCACTTCAGGGCCGGTCACGTATTCGCCGTACTCGGCGTTGTTGGACACCGAGTAGTTCATGTTGGCGATGCCGCCTTCGTAGATCAGATCCACGATCAGCTTGAGCTCGTGCAGGCACTCGAAGTAGGCCATTTCGGGCGCGTAGCCGGCTTCCACCAGGGTTTCGAAGCCCATCTTCACCAGTTCAACCGCGCCGCCGCACAGCACGGCCTGCTCGCCGAACAGGTCGGTCTCGGTTTCTTCCTTGAAGTCGGTTTCGATGATGCCGGCCTTGCCGCCACCGTTGGCCATGGCGTACGACAGCGCCAGGTCACGGGCCTTGCCGGACTTGTCCTGGTGCACAGCGATCAGGTGTGGCACGCCGCCGCCCTGGGTGTAGGTGTTGCGCACGGTATGGCCAGGGGCCTTGGGAGCGACCATCCACACATCCAGATCCGCGCGGGGCACGACCTGGTTGTAGTGCACGTTGAAGCCGTGAGCGAACACCAGCGAAGCGCCTTGCTTGATGTTGTCCTTGACGTTTTCGGTGTAGACCTTGGCGATGTCTTCGTCAGGCAGCAGGATCATGACCACGTCAGCAGCCTTGACCGCATCATTGACTTCCATCACGGTCAGGCCGGCCTTTTCGGCCTTGGGCCACGAAGCGCCGCCCTTGCGCAGGCCGACGATGACCTTCACGCCGCTGTCGTTCAGGTTCTGTGCGTGGGCGTGGCCTTGCGAGCCATAGCCAATGATGGCGACAGTCTTGCCCTTGATGAGGGACAGATCACAATCCTTGTCGTAAAAAACTTTCATGCTTCGCTCCGTTGGTATCAGTCAAAAAATCAGAAATTCAAACAACCACTTGTCAAGAATCTGCATCGTCAGGGGGCCTTGCGGTGTTTCCTGAAGCCAGCAAATAAGCTCCCGCTACAAAAGCGCCCAATCCTACTATGAGTACTAGCCAGGGGTTGGTACGCTGTGAAGCGTTTTCGTCGGGCTCGCCAGAGGCGCCATCACACAAACGTTGCTGCGTGAAAAGGTCTTGGTACAAGCTGCAATCCGGGTCATCCGTCTGCACCCATGCCACCACCAGCACAAGCCCCACCAGCAACAACCCCATGCCCGCAATCTGGCGGGAATGGCGCCGCAGCCGGTGCCACCAGCGCATTACACGCGCAAGATGCGTTCGCCACGACCGATGCCACTGGCACCGGTGCGGACGGTTTCGAGAATGGCCGAGCGGTCAATCGCGCTGAGGAACGCATCGTTCTTCGATTGGTCGCCGGTCATCTCGATGGTGTAGCTCTTCTCGGTCACGTCGATGATGCGGCCACGGAAGATGTCCGCCATGCGCTTCATCTCCTCACGCTCCTTGCCCACAGCGCGCACCTTCACCATCATGAGCTCACGCTCGGTGTAGGCGCCCTCGGTCAGGTCGACCACCTTCACCACCTCGATCAGGCGGTTGAGGTGCTTGGTGATCTGCTCGATCACGTCATCCGAGCCCGCCGTGGTGATGGTCATGCGCGAGAGCGATGCGTCTTCGGTCGGCGCCACGGTGAGCGACTCGATGTTATAGCCACGGGCCGAGAACAGGCCCACCACGCGTGACAAGGCGCCTGGTTCGTTCTCCAGGAGAACCGCAATGATGTGTTTCATGGGATGAGATTCCTCTTTTCGCTGCCCTCCCCCTGCACCGGTAAGTGCAGGGCTCGGCAGTCAATAGATTCGTCAATAAGGGGATAAGCTATAAAAAAATGAGCTAACGGCGCACTGTAGGTGTGCGCTAATACGCAAATTTCCTATAGATCTTCAGCGCCCAGCAGCATTTCGGTAATACCTTTACCGGCCTGCACCATGGGGAAGACGTTTTCGGTCGGGTCCGTGCGGAAATCGATGAACACGCTCTTGCGCTCTTCACGCGCAATGCGGCGTGCTTCGCGCAACGCGGGCTCCACGTCTTCGGGCTTTTCGACCAGAATGCCGGCGTGACCAAAGGCCTCGGCCAGCTTCACAAAGTCGGGCAGCGAATCCATGTAGCTGTGGCTGTAGCGACCGGAGTATTCGATCTCCTGCCACTGGCGCACCATGCCCAGGAAGCGGTTGTTGAGCGCGCAGATGATGATCGGCGTCTCGTACTGGCGGCAGGTGGCCAGCTCCTGGATGTTCATCTGCACCGAACCTTCGCCGGTGATGCAGAACACTTCGGCATCGGGCTTGGCCAGCTTGATGCCCATGGCGTACGGAATGCCAACGCCCATGGTACCCAGGCCGCCCGAGTTGATCCAGCGGCGCGACTCCTCAAAACGGTAGTACTGCGCAGCCCACATCTGGTGCTGGCCTACGTCGGAGGTGATGTAGCAGTCCGCATTCCGGGTCATATTCCACAGGGTTTCGACCACGTACTGCGGCTTGATGACTTCCTTGTTGTCGCGGTCGTAGCGCAGGCAGTCGCGGCTGCGCCAGCCTTCAATCGTCTTCCACCAGGCTTCCAGCGCGGCGGCATCAGGCTTGGTCTGGGCTTCGCGAACCATGGCAATGAGCTCGGTCAGCACTTCCTTGCAGTCGCCCACGATAGGCACATCGACCTTGACGCGCTTGGAAATGGACGATGGATCGATGTCGATATGGATGATCTTGCGGTCGGCCACCGACATGAAGTGCTTGGGATTGCCGATCACGCGGTCATCAAAGCGCGCACCCACCGCCAGCAACACATCGCAGTTCTGCATGGTGTTGTTGGCTTCAATCGTGCCGTGCATGCCCAGCATGCCCAGGTATTTCTTGTCGCTGGCCGGATAGGCGCCCAGCCCCAGCAGGGTGTGGGTGACGGGGTAGCCCAGCAAGTCGACGAGCGTACGCAACTCCTGCTCGGCACCGCTCAGCAGCACACCGCCGCCGGTATAGATATAGGGGCGCTTGGCAGCTAGCAGCAACTGCAGTGCCTTGCGAATCTGGCCGCTGTGGCCCTTCTTGACCGGGTTGTATGAGCGCATTTCCACGGTCTGTGGATAGCCGCTGTACGCCACCTTCTTGAAGGACACATCCTTGGGAATATCAACCACCACGGGGCCTGGTCGGCCGGTGCGGGCGATGTGGAAGGCCTTTTTCATCGTCATCGCCAGATCGCGCACATCCTTCACGAGGAAGTTGTGCTTGACGATGGGACGGGTGATACCGACGGTGTCGCATTCCTGGAACGCATCGGAGCCGATGGCCGTGGTCGAGGTCTGCCCCGAGATCACCACGATGGGAATGCTGTCGGTGTAGGCGGTGGCAATGCCGGTCACCGCATTGGTCAGGCCCGGGCCGGATGTGACCAGCGCCACGCCTACTTCGCCCGTGGCGCGTGCATAGCCGTCAGCGGCGTGCACGGCAGCCTGTTCGTGGCGAACCAATACGTGGTTGATGGTGTCTTGTTTGTAGAGCGCGTCGTAGATGTACAGAACAGCGCCGCCTGGGTATCCCCACAGCTGCTGAACGCCTTCCGCCTGCAGTGCCTTGACCAGCACTTCGGCGCCCATGAGATCTTGTGCTTTTTGTGCGGACTGATTGGCCGCTTGTGCCGAGTTTTGTTCGGCCTTGGACATTTCCATGATCAACCTTTGCGAATTTCTCTAACGAAAAACCTCTGGTGCCCCTTGCCCAGCTCTTGTGGAGCCTGCTCGGAACTTGAGGCCAACGGACATGGGCGAGATGCTTGCGACGCCGGACCGTGACCCTTTTGCCTTGATGTGACTTGAAAACATTATCGCACTGCAACATTGGTTTGCGACAAAGCGCAGAAAAAAATTGCATACGATGCGATAATCCTGCGTTTAGCGCGGTGTTTTTTGCCACACGACAGGGTTTACCCAGGTATAAACCACCTGATTGCGCGAATAACCATGGTGTTGGGTACGATTTGGCAACAGAACGAGAACTGTCCGATTTTCTGAAAAGCGTTGAAAAGCGAGCTTTCAAGCGCTCGCTTTTTCATGTGCGCGACGAAGAAGCGGCCCTCGACATCGTGCAGGACAGCATGATGAAGCTGGCTGAACATTACGGCGACAAACCCATTACCGAACTGCCCATGCTGTTCCAGCGTATCCTGTCCAACAGTACGCTGGATTGGTTTCGCCGCCAGAAGACCCGCAACGCGCTCTTTACCAATATGAGCGCCTTCGAGGGCCCTGACGACGAAGGCGGCGATTTCGACCTCCTGGAAACCTACAACGCCCAGCAAGGCGAGTCCGAACAGAGCGCCGAAGACCACACCAACCGCAAACAAACACTTGCATTGATAGAAAAAGAGATACAAGAGTTGCCCGCGCGTCAACGCGAAGCGTTTTTGATGCGTTATTGGGAAGAGATGGACATTGCAGAGACTGCAGCGGCCATGGGTTGCTCGGAAGGCAGCGTGAAAACCCATTGCTTCCGAGCCATCCAAACCTTGAGCAAAGTGCTCAAGGCCAAAGGAATCGTGCTATGAACCGCCCAAACACCGCCCAACAAGTTGCCCACGCCGAAATCTTTGCCCGCCGCGTCACCGCCCGGCTGAGCGAAGCTGAGGCCGATCTGGACTATGACATCACCGAGCGCCTGCGCGCTGCGCGTGAACAGGCACTGGCGCGTCGCAAGGTGGTAGCCACCCCGGCAATTGCCCGTCACCCCGAGCAGGAATCTGCCGCTGCGGCTGCCTCTTCCGGTAAACGCAACTGGTGGCGAGCGGTGGTGTCTGCGGTTCCCCTGAGCGCCATGGTAGCTGGCCTGACTTTCTTCAATGGCGTGCAGGCAGACGAAGGCGCGACAGAAATGGCCGAGTACGACGCCACCCTGTTGGCTGACGAATTGCCGCCAACCGCCTATACTGATCCTGGTTTTACCCAGTATCTGAAGATCGCTGCCCAACAAAAGCAGCCCACCGACAAGCATTGAGACACGATCACGACTTTGACGAGGTGGCCGCCAAGGCGCCCACCTCCTCCCTCCCCACTCTCGCAGCCAGCATTTTGCTGGCTGCTTTTGCTGTAACTGGTATCTACGCCAGCACCCAGGCCCGCAATGTGTACGGTAGCGCGCCCAGCGATCTGGTCAGTGCCGGCGGCAATACGCGCACCGTTACACCACGTAATGAAGGCCCCAACTGGGACAGTCTCGATACCGACCAGCAGACCACACTGGCTCCGCTGCAGGAGCAATGGTCCTGGCTGACGGAGCAGCAAAAGCGCCGCTGGCTCCTGATTGCCGATAGTTTTGACGATTTTTCGCCCGACGAGCAGTACCGCATCGGCGAACACATGAAGGAATGGGCCAAGTTCAGCCTGGTGGACCAGAGCCAGGCGCGCCTGAACTACTCCAACACCAGCAATCTGTCTGCCGAGGAAAAGCGCCAGCTCTGGGAGGATTACCAGGCCCTGAGCGCCCGCGAGCGCAAACGGCTGGCCCAGGGCGGCGCCCTGCGCCCCGGAGGCGTTGCCCTGGCCCTACGCCCCAACAGCAAGACCAGCGGACGCCTGGTCAAGGTACCGGCTGCGGCGGTCAACCCCAACCGCGCCAACCCGCCCAAGATTCTGCCGCCGCCCGAGATTCGCGTGCAGTCGCGCGGCGTGGTGACGCCTGTAGAAGTCGGCCCGCTGCAAGGCCCTTCTGCAAACCCCAACAACGTGCCCGGCCCAGGCGGTGTGAGCCCCACCAGCATCACGCCCCCTCCAGCGACAACCCCCCCGGCAGAGACCGCGCCGGTGCAGGTGCCTTCGCCAGTCACCTCATCGCCCCTGCCGCCATTGGACAGCCGCCCGGCCCCGGTTGCGCCCGCCGGTGAGCCACAGTCGCGCCTGGGCGATAGCCCGGTCCATCCGCCTGCCTGACACCGGCACCATGACTGGCAACATGCCTTCCTCACACGCCACCACTGCCCCCGATCAGCCTGCCCCAGCCCCCCTTTTACAGGCACCCACCCTCCGAAGGCGCATGGCATGCTGGCTGTACGAGGGCATGCTGATGTTCGGCGTGGTCTTTATCTCGGGCTATCTCTACAGCACCCTGAGCCAGACCCGCAATGCGCTGGACAACCGGCATGGACTGCAATTGTTCCTTTTCATCATCTTTGGCATCTACTTTGTGTGGTTTTGGTACAAAGGCCAGACCCTGGCGATGAAGACTTGGCACATCCGTGTGGTGGATGCCATGGGCCAGCCATTGAGCCAGCGCCGCGCGCTCGTGCGCTATGCCTGCAGCTGGCTGTGGTTTCTGCCACCACTGGTCGCTACCCTACCGTTCCACCTTCCGGTGACAGAGGTTTTGGTGCTGCTGACAGGCTGGATCGCCGTCTGGGCCCTGGCCAGCCGCCTGCACCCGCAAAAACAGTTCTGGCATGACGCACTGGCTGGTACACGCCTGATCAGTAGCGAGCCCCCCGCGACGCGCAACAAGGCCTGAGCGGGCAGGATCAGCGCGCCTGGGCAGAAAACCATGTCCATCGCAAGACTGCCATGCGCCATCAGCTCTGTTTTGCATAGCAAATACAAGCGTGCTGTGAACCCATTCCTGCATCGCTTCCCCGGCCTGCTGCAGTGCAATATGGTTATAGTGACGGCTTGCGCTGCCCCCTTGCCTGGGCCACACGCAGATAGCCTGCTCCCAGATCTCACCCCCGCTCACCATTGGCCCGCTCCATGACCGAACCGCTTGCACCACGCCCCCGGCAAGAATCCGCTCCGACGCAACAGGCGCAGCAAGCGCACCAGGACCCGGCCTCAGAGGCCTTTCTGCAGATCAACCCCCACAAGGCGCGCAGCGGTTTCAGCCGGTTGAGGCATGCAGCCGGCTACTCGCTGCAGGGCCTGCGCGCTGGCTGGGGGGAAAAGGCCTTCCGCATGGAAGCCTTGCTGGCTCTGGTGCTGCTGCCTGCCGCCTGCTGGCTGGCAAGGGACTGGCGCGAATGGGCACTGCTGATCCTGCCCGTGTTTCTGGTGCTGATCACCGAATTGCTCAACAGCGCCATTGAAGCGGCCATTGACCGCTTTGGCCCCGAATGGCACCTGCTGTCCAAAAAGGCCAAGGACATGGGCAGTGCTGCCGTGTTTCTGGCCCTGGTATTGTGCGCCGCCGTATGGCTGGCGGCGCTGTATGAAAGATGGTTGAAATGACGATGACTTCCCCTGCTTTTTCGATGTGTGTGTACTGCGGCTCGCGCCCAGGCAAGGATGAGGCCTTTGCTGCCACGGCAGAGGCCGTGGGCACCTGGATTGGCCGCCACGGAGGCCAACTGGTCTATGGCGGCGGCAAATCGGGGCTGATGGGCATGGTGGCGCGCGCCACCCGCGAGGCGGGCGGTCGGGTGGTCGGCGTCATTCCCAAGGCGCTGGTCGATCGCGAACTGGCCAACGAACTGTGCGACGAATTGCACGTGGTGACCACCATGCACGAGCGCAAGGCGATGATGGCAGAGCGCAGCAACGCCTTTGTCGCCATCCCCGGTGGCATCGGCACGTTTGAAGAGCTGTACGAGATCTGGACCTGGCGCCAGCTGGGCTACCACGACAAGCCCATCGGCATCCTCAACACCCAAGGCTATTACGACGGCATGCTGCAGTTTCTGCAGCAGTGCGTGGGCCAGGGCTTCATGGACGAGTGGCAGATGGGCCTGGTGCAAAGCGGAAACGACCACACCACACTGCTGGCCCGGCTGGTGGAAGAAGCCGGTCTCTCGCGCCAGAAGGATGCCCTGCGGGACGTGATCTGAACGCGCAGCCTGCCAGGCCGTTTTCGGTACCGATCAAACGGCCATCAAAAATATGAGCACAGAGCGCAAGCCACCGTTTAACTGCAGATTACTTTTAATCTGAATACCAATACCCGACGGCGCATATCGCTTCCGTTTTGATAGCAAACAAGTGACTCGTCCTGTCATAGGTTGACACCTATTCGCGACTAATCTCCAGCCCAAGCTGGTTGGCGAGAGACGCCCGATGTACTGCATCGGGCGTTTTGTATTTTAGGGACAGGTGCGGCCGGCGCTCGTTGTACAGCCGTACCGATTCGCCCACCATGGT contains:
- a CDS encoding RDD family protein — its product is MPSSHATTAPDQPAPAPLLQAPTLRRRMACWLYEGMLMFGVVFISGYLYSTLSQTRNALDNRHGLQLFLFIIFGIYFVWFWYKGQTLAMKTWHIRVVDAMGQPLSQRRALVRYACSWLWFLPPLVATLPFHLPVTEVLVLLTGWIAVWALASRLHPQKQFWHDALAGTRLISSEPPATRNKA
- a CDS encoding DUF3619 family protein, encoding MNRPNTAQQVAHAEIFARRVTARLSEAEADLDYDITERLRAAREQALARRKVVATPAIARHPEQESAAAAASSGKRNWWRAVVSAVPLSAMVAGLTFFNGVQADEGATEMAEYDATLLADELPPTAYTDPGFTQYLKIAAQQKQPTDKH
- a CDS encoding diacylglycerol kinase, with translation MTEPLAPRPRQESAPTQQAQQAHQDPASEAFLQINPHKARSGFSRLRHAAGYSLQGLRAGWGEKAFRMEALLALVLLPAACWLARDWREWALLILPVFLVLITELLNSAIEAAIDRFGPEWHLLSKKAKDMGSAAVFLALVLCAAVWLAALYERWLK
- the leuA gene encoding 2-isopropylmalate synthase, whose protein sequence is MLKNPASKYRAFPAVQLQDRTWPDAQITQAPIWLSTDLRDGNQALIEPMDLARKLRMFDMLVKIGFKEIEVGFPASSQIEFDFVRQLIEEKRIPADVTIQVMTPARPELITRTVEALQGAPRAIVHIYNAVAPVWRKVVFGMSVPEVMELVQSQVAHLKALTDAQPGTEWILQYSPETFSLAELDVSLQACETAIAAWGAGRDIILNLPTTVENTTPNVFADQIEWMVRQFKGRPEVVVSVHPHNDRGTGTASAEMALLAGAHRVEGCLFGNGERTGNLDIVNVALNMYVQGVSPGLDFSDIDAVRAEVEHCNQLPVPARHPYAGDLVYTSFSGSHQDAIKKAFAARNEGDVWEMPYLPIDPKDLGRSYEAVIRVNSQSGKGGISYLLEEEYGLTMPRRLQIEFSQVVQRAMDVAGTEFTAPDLWRIFEREYQLDANYAVAQCRVEPAGSNDGEVRVSGKVQIAGQSISLQGQGNGPIDAFVHAISSATGVPVRVLDYSEHAMHSVADGAFGVGAGGQNGANAKAAAYVELRVNESQTLYGAGMDSNITQAAFRAVMSALARSGAVTRVNTPAGDTVAA
- the ilvC gene encoding ketol-acid reductoisomerase, which encodes MKVFYDKDCDLSLIKGKTVAIIGYGSQGHAHAQNLNDSGVKVIVGLRKGGASWPKAEKAGLTVMEVNDAVKAADVVMILLPDEDIAKVYTENVKDNIKQGASLVFAHGFNVHYNQVVPRADLDVWMVAPKAPGHTVRNTYTQGGGVPHLIAVHQDKSGKARDLALSYAMANGGGKAGIIETDFKEETETDLFGEQAVLCGGAVELVKMGFETLVEAGYAPEMAYFECLHELKLIVDLIYEGGIANMNYSVSNNAEYGEYVTGPEVINEESRKAMRNALKRIQDGEYAKMFISEGRLGYPSMTARRRNTADHQIEKVGGQLRAMMPWIAKNKLVDQTRN
- a CDS encoding DUF3106 domain-containing protein; amino-acid sequence: MRHDHDFDEVAAKAPTSSLPTLAASILLAAFAVTGIYASTQARNVYGSAPSDLVSAGGNTRTVTPRNEGPNWDSLDTDQQTTLAPLQEQWSWLTEQQKRRWLLIADSFDDFSPDEQYRIGEHMKEWAKFSLVDQSQARLNYSNTSNLSAEEKRQLWEDYQALSARERKRLAQGGALRPGGVALALRPNSKTSGRLVKVPAAAVNPNRANPPKILPPPEIRVQSRGVVTPVEVGPLQGPSANPNNVPGPGGVSPTSITPPPATTPPAETAPVQVPSPVTSSPLPPLDSRPAPVAPAGEPQSRLGDSPVHPPA
- a CDS encoding acetolactate synthase 3 catalytic subunit is translated as MEMSKAEQNSAQAANQSAQKAQDLMGAEVLVKALQAEGVQQLWGYPGGAVLYIYDALYKQDTINHVLVRHEQAAVHAADGYARATGEVGVALVTSGPGLTNAVTGIATAYTDSIPIVVISGQTSTTAIGSDAFQECDTVGITRPIVKHNFLVKDVRDLAMTMKKAFHIARTGRPGPVVVDIPKDVSFKKVAYSGYPQTVEMRSYNPVKKGHSGQIRKALQLLLAAKRPYIYTGGGVLLSGAEQELRTLVDLLGYPVTHTLLGLGAYPASDKKYLGMLGMHGTIEANNTMQNCDVLLAVGARFDDRVIGNPKHFMSVADRKIIHIDIDPSSISKRVKVDVPIVGDCKEVLTELIAMVREAQTKPDAAALEAWWKTIEGWRSRDCLRYDRDNKEVIKPQYVVETLWNMTRNADCYITSDVGQHQMWAAQYYRFEESRRWINSGGLGTMGVGIPYAMGIKLAKPDAEVFCITGEGSVQMNIQELATCRQYETPIIICALNNRFLGMVRQWQEIEYSGRYSHSYMDSLPDFVKLAEAFGHAGILVEKPEDVEPALREARRIAREERKSVFIDFRTDPTENVFPMVQAGKGITEMLLGAEDL
- the ilvN gene encoding acetolactate synthase small subunit — translated: MKHIIAVLLENEPGALSRVVGLFSARGYNIESLTVAPTEDASLSRMTITTAGSDDVIEQITKHLNRLIEVVKVVDLTEGAYTERELMMVKVRAVGKEREEMKRMADIFRGRIIDVTEKSYTIEMTGDQSKNDAFLSAIDRSAILETVRTGASGIGRGERILRV
- a CDS encoding LOG family protein, coding for MTSPAFSMCVYCGSRPGKDEAFAATAEAVGTWIGRHGGQLVYGGGKSGLMGMVARATREAGGRVVGVIPKALVDRELANELCDELHVVTTMHERKAMMAERSNAFVAIPGGIGTFEELYEIWTWRQLGYHDKPIGILNTQGYYDGMLQFLQQCVGQGFMDEWQMGLVQSGNDHTTLLARLVEEAGLSRQKDALRDVI
- a CDS encoding RNA polymerase sigma factor codes for the protein MATERELSDFLKSVEKRAFKRSLFHVRDEEAALDIVQDSMMKLAEHYGDKPITELPMLFQRILSNSTLDWFRRQKTRNALFTNMSAFEGPDDEGGDFDLLETYNAQQGESEQSAEDHTNRKQTLALIEKEIQELPARQREAFLMRYWEEMDIAETAAAMGCSEGSVKTHCFRAIQTLSKVLKAKGIVL
- the pssA gene encoding CDP-diacylglycerol--serine O-phosphatidyltransferase, encoding MLDNNETKPRQGAEGPAAAQRRWRKGIYVLPNSFTLAALFGGFYAIVMAMNGRFEAAAVGVFCAMVLDSLDGRVARMTHTQSAFGEQMDSLSDMVSFGAAPALIAYEWALRPLGRWGWIAAFVYCSCAALRLARFNVNTGVVDKRYFQGMPSPAAAALVAGFIWLTSALLVSHRDVPIFGEVIALFGGHPASREDLSWIMFAITLFAGLTMVTNIPYYSFKDAGMAKSVPFISLVVVVLVLALVSIEPATMLFLIFVAYSVSGYIIYAWRRAKGQQVSIVATSTDEPDERGLHHD